AGTTGGTTCGTCAAAACCAGTTGTCAAAATTCCGACAGAAGTAAAAATGGCATCTGGAGTCTTTTTGAACCATTGTAGAATGTCTTTACGCTCTTCAGAACTACTTGTATTATCCAAGTGGCGAATATCGTAACCTGCTTCTCTAAACGTTTCATATACATATAATGAAGTATGAATACCGTTATTGAAAATTAATGTTTTCTTTCCTAAAGAACGTTCTGTATAGGCATGAAGCAGTTTTTCCTGCATCAAAGTATTCGTATATAAATCATCTGAAGATTTTACAGTATAATCTCCATTGATACCCACTTTTAATGATGTCAAACCAACATCATAGCTGTAAGTTGTAGCTTTTGCCAAGAAACCTTTTTCAATCAAAGAACCAATGGTGTCACCAACAATAAGTTCGTTGTAACTTTGGTGCATTGGTAATTTTATATTTGAACTCAAAGGTGTTGCTGTTACTCCAAGAATAAAAGCATTTTTAAATGAGTTTAATAATTTTCTAAATGAGTTGTAGTGCGCCTCATCAATAATAACCAAACCGATATTGTCTAGATGAAGCTTTTCATCGTTAATACGGTTTTTTAAAGTTTCAACCATCGCCACGAAACAAGAAAAATCATTCTGATCGGGTAATTCTTTTACTTTACTATTGATTATTTTGTTTGTTACACCAAAACCAGTTAACATTTTTGAAGTTTGTTTACAAAGTTCGATTCGGTGCGTTAAAACCACCACTTTTTTATCATTATGAGATAAATAGCGGCGAACGATTTCAGAAAATATTACTGTTTTTCCTCCTCCTGTCGGAAGCTGATACAGTAAGTGGTGTTTTGGAGGAGCGTTGTCTAAACGGTCAAAAATGGCATCAATATCGCCTTTTTGGTATGCATACAGTTCTTTCTTCTCTTCTCTTTGTATTTCTAAAGTGTTTTGAGACATTGTTTATTTTTGGATTTTTGCAAAAATACATCGAAAAAACAGTTATTCATCCTCTTTTAACTTAAAATAAATGTTTTTTTTAAATAAAGATTTTTTATGAGAAAGGGTTTTAATAGTCGATTTTTTCCAAAATTGCCTCAAAATCGTACTTATTTTTCCATTTTTGCTCAGAAGTTTCGTTCTCAATTGCATTAATTCGCAATTTAAAATCGTTAAAAATTCCGTTTGAAACAATAAAATTTACTGCTTGTTCAAAAGAATTAAAGATGCTTTTGTAAAATAATTCCTGCTTGATAAAATTTTGCGAAGAAAACGTTTGCGCAATTTCGATATTATAAAGCATAATATCTGCAACAATATAAGAATCTACTCCGAGCATCATAAAATGCTTAATTAATTTTTGAGCAACCGATCTTCGCATTTTAGCTTTTGGACGCCATTTTGCCCCTGGTTTTTTGATGGGGAAATATTCGTGTGAGATTTTAACCTTAGCATCCTGAAGCAGTTTGTCTTCTTTTGGGTTAAAAACAAAGTCGTAATACACTTTTACAGGAGCAAATTTCTCGTACAATTCTATCAATTGCTCTTCTAATTGTTCTTTTGTTAATTCGCCTAAATATTTTTTTAAATCTCTTTTACTCATACAGTAAAGATAATTTTCAATTTTTTAAATTCCAAATTCCAATTTTCAGCTCATTGCACTTATTTAATTTTAAATTTTTAAATTCTAAAATCAATCCAGAATCCTTAATTTTGCTGGCATAAAACTTAAAAAATATATACATGCTCAAGATTTTCAAAATTACTGCCATTTTAGAGGGAATCTCTTATTTAGTATTATTTGCTAATATGTTGATTATCAAAAATAACAATCCAGAACTTTACCATACATTATTACGTCCGTTAGGAATGACGCACGGTGTTCTATTTATAGGATACATTCTTTTAGCATTTTTATTGAAAAAA
The Flavobacterium humidisoli DNA segment above includes these coding regions:
- a CDS encoding DUF6155 family protein → MSKRDLKKYLGELTKEQLEEQLIELYEKFAPVKVYYDFVFNPKEDKLLQDAKVKISHEYFPIKKPGAKWRPKAKMRRSVAQKLIKHFMMLGVDSYIVADIMLYNIEIAQTFSSQNFIKQELFYKSIFNSFEQAVNFIVSNGIFNDFKLRINAIENETSEQKWKNKYDFEAILEKIDY
- a CDS encoding DUF3817 domain-containing protein, which codes for MLKIFKITAILEGISYLVLFANMLIIKNNNPELYHTLLRPLGMTHGVLFIGYILLAFLLKKSMNWDLKTFAIILVASLIPFGTFYIEKKYLETKANA
- a CDS encoding DEAD/DEAH box helicase gives rise to the protein MSQNTLEIQREEKKELYAYQKGDIDAIFDRLDNAPPKHHLLYQLPTGGGKTVIFSEIVRRYLSHNDKKVVVLTHRIELCKQTSKMLTGFGVTNKIINSKVKELPDQNDFSCFVAMVETLKNRINDEKLHLDNIGLVIIDEAHYNSFRKLLNSFKNAFILGVTATPLSSNIKLPMHQSYNELIVGDTIGSLIEKGFLAKATTYSYDVGLTSLKVGINGDYTVKSSDDLYTNTLMQEKLLHAYTERSLGKKTLIFNNGIHTSLYVYETFREAGYDIRHLDNTSSSEERKDILQWFKKTPDAIFTSVGILTTGFDEPTVETIILNRATKSLTLYFQMIGRGSRKLPGKDEFTVIDLGNNAARFGLWSDPVNWQHIFKSPEFYLENLRDDHEIEMFFKYSMPPELRAKFSKTADVSFDVDEEHKLIIKQNLRSKVVLDKSLDQHAGMCVDNTETLQEAKMLAKELEDDIEDRIKRYSKCLSQCSKNYREWLVDDYKQRLTLLIGKKYREKIMNEPD